One window of the Pseudomonas knackmussii B13 genome contains the following:
- the tal gene encoding transaldolase, whose translation MRPTQQLHDLGQSLWLDNISRPLLDNGTLRRYIDELSISGLTSNPSIFDAAIAGSSAYDQSIREKAQDGLAGETLFLELALEDLRRAADLFRPQFEASHRLDGWVSLEISPNLSGNTVTTLKAARHVQRQANRPNLLVKIPGTHQDLEAIEDAIYAGVPVNVTLLFCREHYLAAAEAYLRGIERRIANGLDPRVGSVASLFVSRWDVAVNDRVPADLRNRLGLAIAGRTYQAYRELLDSPRWRRLAAAGAQPQRLLWASTGSKDPEASATLYVEALAAADTIDTLPENTLQAFAERGSLEQSMAADGVDAEAMLARFAQAGVDHAALADQLQEEGTQAFIAAWRSLMHRIEEKSAAVDPRRRLAH comes from the coding sequence ATGAGACCGACCCAGCAACTGCACGACCTCGGCCAGAGCCTGTGGCTGGACAACATCAGCCGCCCGCTGCTCGACAACGGCACCCTGCGCCGCTACATCGACGAACTCTCGATCAGCGGGCTGACTTCCAACCCAAGCATCTTCGACGCCGCCATCGCCGGCAGCAGCGCCTACGACCAGAGCATTCGCGAGAAGGCCCAGGACGGACTTGCCGGCGAGACGCTGTTTCTCGAACTGGCCCTGGAGGACCTGCGCCGTGCGGCGGACCTGTTCCGTCCGCAGTTCGAGGCGAGCCACCGCCTCGATGGCTGGGTCTCGCTGGAAATCTCGCCAAACCTGTCCGGCAACACCGTCACCACCCTCAAGGCCGCGCGGCATGTCCAGCGCCAGGCCAATCGTCCCAATCTGCTGGTGAAGATTCCCGGCACCCACCAGGACCTGGAGGCGATCGAAGACGCGATCTACGCCGGTGTGCCGGTCAACGTCACCTTGCTGTTCTGCCGCGAACACTACCTGGCTGCCGCCGAAGCCTACCTGCGCGGCATCGAGCGGCGCATCGCCAACGGCCTCGACCCTCGGGTCGGCTCGGTGGCCTCGCTGTTCGTCAGCCGCTGGGACGTGGCGGTTAACGACCGGGTGCCGGCCGATCTGCGCAACCGCCTTGGCCTGGCCATCGCTGGGCGCACCTACCAGGCCTACCGCGAACTGCTCGACTCGCCGCGCTGGCGTCGTCTGGCCGCCGCCGGCGCGCAACCGCAACGGCTGCTCTGGGCGAGCACCGGGAGCAAGGACCCTGAAGCTTCCGCTACCCTCTATGTCGAAGCCCTCGCCGCGGCGGATACCATCGACACCCTCCCGGAGAACACCCTGCAGGCCTTTGCCGAGCGCGGCTCACTGGAGCAGAGCATGGCCGCGGACGGCGTCGATGCCGAGGCCATGCTGGCACGCTTCGCCCAGGCCGGCGTGGACCATGCCGCCCTGGCGGACCAGCTGCAGGAAGAAGGCACCCAGGCCTTCATCGCCGCCTGGCGTAGCCTGATGCATCGCATCGAAGAGAAGAGCGCCGCCGTCGATCCGCGCCGGCGCCTGGCGCACTGA
- a CDS encoding BON domain-containing protein, giving the protein MNRTDKPDTARGSTKAVNPASQFRRLRLASCIALVLAASSPAFAENPNSQNVLDARQESQIATTYALSPYLRDNDLQVSVLDGKATVRGTVEESTSKDLATQIAMGVKGIKEVDNQIQVQPGYLPPKQEGVRGFGRTIDDASITAAVKSKLLWSKYTEGLSTNVETTDGKVTLRGTATSADARKAAGRMAETTQGVYAVDNGIQVKAEQADSASATGKSTVKAAGQGISDSWITTKVKSTLLYSSNVSSSEIAVSTRNGIVTLSGVLGSRSERNLAIELASNVRGVIEVQAKGLKY; this is encoded by the coding sequence ATGAACAGAACCGACAAGCCCGACACCGCCCGCGGCTCAACGAAGGCCGTCAACCCCGCGAGTCAATTCCGCAGGCTGCGGCTCGCGTCCTGCATCGCCCTGGTGCTGGCGGCGAGCAGCCCGGCCTTCGCCGAAAACCCGAACTCGCAGAATGTGCTGGACGCGCGGCAGGAGTCCCAGATCGCCACGACCTACGCACTGAGCCCGTACCTGCGCGACAACGATCTGCAGGTCTCGGTCCTCGACGGCAAGGCCACCGTGCGCGGTACCGTGGAGGAAAGCACTAGCAAGGACCTGGCCACGCAGATTGCGATGGGCGTGAAGGGCATCAAGGAAGTGGACAACCAGATCCAGGTCCAGCCCGGCTACCTGCCGCCGAAGCAGGAGGGCGTGCGTGGCTTCGGCCGGACGATCGACGACGCCAGCATCACTGCAGCGGTCAAGTCCAAGTTGCTGTGGAGCAAATACACAGAGGGCCTGTCGACCAACGTCGAAACCACCGACGGCAAGGTGACCCTGCGCGGCACCGCCACGAGCGCCGACGCGCGCAAGGCTGCCGGCCGCATGGCCGAGACCACTCAGGGCGTCTATGCGGTGGACAACGGCATCCAGGTCAAGGCCGAGCAAGCGGACTCCGCATCGGCCACCGGCAAGAGCACGGTTAAGGCTGCCGGGCAGGGGATCTCCGATAGCTGGATCACCACCAAGGTGAAATCGACCTTGCTGTACTCGAGCAACGTCAGCAGTTCGGAAATTGCCGTGAGCACCCGCAACGGCATCGTCACCCTCAGTGGCGTGCTGGGGAGCCGCTCGGAGCGCAACCTGGCCATCGAGTTGGCGTCGAACGTCCGTGGCGTCATTGAAGTGCAGGCGAAGGGACTGAAGTACTGA
- the pgm gene encoding phosphoglucomutase (alpha-D-glucose-1,6-bisphosphate-dependent), with protein MSSGISPLAGHPAPAAQLIDPDKLRAAYADLRPDPTEPAQRVAFGTSGHRGVPFDRTFNEWHVLAISQAICDYRRQQGIDGPLYLGVDTHALSQPAFESALEVLAANGVDSMIARGGEYTPTPAVSHAILAHNRKRSGGLADGIVITPSHNPPDNGGFKYNPPSGGPAGGDVTSAIEAHANTLLANGLKGVRRTPFALGRLVTNTHGFDFLRAYVNDLAQVVDFSAIRGAGLHLGVDPLGGAGVHYWGAIAERYRIDLEVVSEVVDPTFCFMTLDWDGRIRMDPSSPYAMQRLLGLRERYDLAFACDTDHDRHGIVTRSAGLLPANHYLVAMIDYLFRHRPHWSPAAAVGKTLVSSALIDRLAVRLGRRLHEVPVGFKWFVDGLLDGSLGFTGEESAGASFLRHDGTVWSTDKDGLAAALLAAEITARTGSDPGQRYREIAEELGDPLADRVEAPASAEQKARLAKLSPAQLTASELAGEKITQVLDRAPGNQAPIGGIKVCAASGWFAARPSGTEAIYKIYAESFKDAAHLQAILQQAQSMVDGALAGD; from the coding sequence ATGAGCAGCGGTATCAGTCCCCTCGCCGGCCATCCTGCACCCGCGGCACAGCTTATCGACCCAGACAAGCTGCGCGCGGCCTACGCCGACCTGCGCCCCGACCCCACGGAGCCGGCGCAGCGGGTCGCCTTCGGCACCTCCGGGCACCGCGGCGTCCCCTTCGATCGCACCTTCAACGAGTGGCACGTCCTGGCGATCAGCCAGGCGATCTGCGACTACCGCAGGCAGCAGGGCATCGACGGCCCGCTGTACCTTGGCGTGGACACCCACGCGCTGTCGCAGCCGGCGTTCGAGAGCGCCCTGGAAGTGCTCGCCGCGAACGGCGTGGACAGCATGATCGCCCGGGGCGGCGAGTACACTCCGACCCCCGCCGTATCCCACGCGATCCTCGCCCACAACCGTAAACGCAGCGGCGGGCTGGCCGACGGCATCGTCATCACCCCATCGCACAACCCGCCAGACAACGGCGGCTTCAAGTACAACCCGCCCTCAGGCGGCCCGGCCGGCGGCGACGTCACTTCAGCGATCGAGGCGCACGCCAACACCCTGCTCGCCAACGGCCTGAAGGGCGTACGGCGCACACCCTTCGCCCTCGGCCGCCTGGTCACCAATACCCATGGATTCGACTTCCTCCGCGCCTACGTCAACGACCTGGCCCAGGTTGTCGACTTCTCCGCGATCCGCGGGGCCGGCCTGCACCTGGGTGTCGATCCGCTCGGCGGCGCCGGCGTGCATTACTGGGGGGCCATCGCCGAGCGCTACCGGATTGACCTCGAGGTGGTCAGCGAAGTCGTGGACCCGACCTTCTGCTTCATGACCCTGGACTGGGACGGCCGCATCCGCATGGATCCCTCCTCGCCCTACGCGATGCAGCGTCTGCTCGGCCTGCGCGAGCGCTACGACCTGGCCTTCGCCTGCGACACCGACCACGACCGCCACGGCATCGTCACTCGCAGCGCCGGGCTACTGCCGGCGAACCACTACCTGGTGGCGATGATCGACTACCTGTTCCGCCATCGGCCGCACTGGAGCCCGGCCGCCGCCGTCGGCAAGACCCTGGTCAGCAGCGCGCTGATCGACCGCCTGGCCGTCCGCCTCGGGCGCCGCCTGCACGAGGTGCCGGTGGGCTTCAAATGGTTCGTCGACGGCCTGCTCGACGGCAGCCTCGGCTTTACCGGCGAGGAAAGTGCCGGCGCCTCCTTCCTGCGCCACGACGGCACGGTCTGGAGCACCGACAAGGACGGCCTGGCCGCCGCCCTGCTGGCCGCGGAAATCACCGCGCGCACCGGCAGCGACCCGGGTCAGCGCTACCGCGAGATCGCCGAGGAACTGGGCGATCCGCTGGCCGACCGCGTCGAGGCGCCGGCCAGTGCCGAACAGAAAGCGCGGCTGGCGAAGCTCTCGCCGGCCCAGCTGACCGCCAGCGAACTGGCCGGCGAGAAAATCACCCAGGTGCTCGACCGCGCGCCGGGCAACCAGGCGCCGATCGGCGGCATCAAGGTCTGCGCCGCCAGCGGCTGGTTCGCCGCGCGGCCGTCGGGCACCGAGGCGATCTACAAGATCTACGCCGAGAGCTTCAAGGATGCCGCCCACCTGCAAGCCATCCTGCAGCAGGCGCAGAGCATGGTCGACGGAGCGCTCGCGGGCGACTGA
- a CDS encoding HAD family hydrolase: MLKTQPLVILVDVDNTLLDNDRFVADLSAHLVMAFGRAQSALYWQAFDELRSQFGYADYLGALQRLRDGSDNQAELLRMSAFLLDYPFRSRLYPGALDTLEHLCGLGRTVLLSDGDMVFQPRKIQRSGLWEAVDGQALIFVHKERMLAAVQRHFPAVHYVMIDDKPLLLASMKRAMGPRLTSLFVRQGHYAAEANTRRIAPAPDIGVECIGDVRALRQSDLVNAGANALPTCEAIP; encoded by the coding sequence ATGCTGAAAACGCAACCGCTGGTCATCCTCGTCGATGTCGACAACACCCTGCTGGACAACGACCGCTTCGTTGCCGATCTCTCGGCGCACCTCGTCATGGCTTTCGGCCGCGCCCAGAGCGCGCTCTACTGGCAAGCCTTCGACGAGCTGCGCAGCCAGTTCGGCTACGCCGATTACCTGGGCGCCTTGCAACGCCTGCGCGACGGCAGCGACAACCAGGCGGAGCTGCTGCGGATGTCCGCCTTCCTGCTCGACTATCCGTTCCGCTCGCGGCTGTATCCCGGCGCCCTGGATACGCTCGAGCACCTGTGCGGCCTGGGCCGAACGGTGCTGCTCAGCGATGGCGACATGGTCTTCCAACCGCGCAAGATCCAGCGCTCCGGGCTGTGGGAGGCGGTCGACGGCCAGGCGCTGATCTTCGTCCACAAGGAACGCATGCTCGCCGCGGTGCAGCGCCACTTCCCGGCCGTGCACTACGTGATGATCGATGACAAGCCGCTGCTCCTGGCGTCGATGAAACGCGCCATGGGGCCGCGCCTGACCAGCCTGTTCGTCCGCCAGGGACATTACGCCGCCGAGGCGAATACGCGGCGCATCGCGCCGGCGCCGGACATTGGCGTCGAGTGCATCGGCGACGTCCGCGCACTGCGCCAGTCTGACCTGGTCAATGCCGGCGCGAACGCCCTTCCGACCTGCGAGGCCATCCCATGA
- a CDS encoding lmo0937 family membrane protein, which translates to MLEALVVVPAALWLLGMATAHTLGGFIHVLLILAILALMLLIERAPRH; encoded by the coding sequence ATGCTCGAAGCCCTAGTGGTCGTCCCGGCCGCCCTGTGGCTGCTGGGGATGGCAACCGCGCACACCCTGGGCGGCTTCATCCACGTCCTGCTGATACTCGCGATCCTCGCCTTGATGCTGCTGATCGAACGCGCGCCTCGGCACTAG
- a CDS encoding lmo0937 family membrane protein, protein MLETLVVLLVVLWALGLATSYTLGGLIHILLVVALIVLAFRILQGRRL, encoded by the coding sequence ATGCTCGAGACACTGGTGGTTCTTTTGGTCGTTCTGTGGGCGCTCGGGTTGGCGACGTCGTACACCCTGGGCGGACTCATTCACATCCTGCTGGTCGTGGCATTGATCGTCCTGGCGTTCCGCATCCTGCAGGGGCGGCGGCTCTGA
- the gnd gene encoding phosphogluconate dehydrogenase (NAD(+)-dependent, decarboxylating), with amino-acid sequence MRRREHLNPGQRPLTGGVRMKLGMIGLGRMGANMAQRLLRGGHAVVGFDPRAEARAALQEQGAETADSLAALLAKLAPPRVLWLMVPAGEITDTTLEALLPLLQVGDTLVDGGNSRYLDSQRRAATFVEHGIEYVDCGTSGGVWGLAEGYSLMIGGAEAAVERLRPLFECLAPAPGRGWGRVGPVGAGHFAKMIHNGIEYGLMQAYAEGFSILHHKQEFDLDLQQLAEIWSHGSVVHSWLLELTAKALAEHPDMHDIAPYVADSGEGRWTVDEAIALGVPAPVITHALIARLRSRDAESFADRLLAALRNQFGGHEVRKG; translated from the coding sequence GTGCGCCGACGGGAGCATTTAAACCCTGGCCAGCGCCCCCTTACAGGAGGAGTTCGCATGAAACTCGGCATGATCGGGCTGGGGCGCATGGGCGCCAACATGGCCCAGCGCCTGCTGCGCGGCGGCCACGCGGTGGTGGGTTTCGACCCCAGGGCCGAAGCGCGCGCGGCGCTGCAGGAGCAGGGCGCCGAAACGGCGGACTCGCTGGCCGCGCTGCTGGCGAAGCTTGCACCGCCACGGGTGCTCTGGCTGATGGTGCCGGCCGGCGAGATCACCGACACCACCCTCGAGGCCCTGCTGCCGTTGCTGCAGGTCGGCGACACCCTGGTCGACGGCGGCAATTCCCGCTACCTGGACAGCCAGCGTCGGGCTGCGACCTTCGTCGAGCACGGCATCGAGTACGTGGACTGCGGCACCAGCGGTGGCGTCTGGGGCCTGGCCGAGGGCTACAGCCTGATGATCGGCGGCGCCGAGGCGGCGGTGGAGCGCCTGCGGCCGCTGTTCGAGTGCCTGGCGCCGGCGCCCGGGCGCGGCTGGGGTCGGGTCGGCCCGGTGGGCGCGGGGCACTTCGCGAAGATGATCCACAACGGTATCGAGTACGGATTGATGCAGGCCTACGCCGAAGGCTTCTCGATCTTGCACCACAAGCAGGAGTTCGACCTCGACCTGCAGCAGCTCGCGGAAATCTGGAGCCACGGCAGCGTGGTGCACTCCTGGCTGCTGGAGCTGACCGCCAAGGCGCTGGCCGAACACCCGGACATGCACGACATCGCCCCCTACGTCGCCGACTCCGGCGAGGGCCGCTGGACGGTGGACGAAGCCATCGCCCTGGGCGTACCGGCGCCGGTCATCACCCATGCGCTGATCGCCCGGCTGCGCTCGCGCGATGCCGAGTCCTTCGCTGACCGCCTGCTGGCGGCGCTGCGCAATCAGTTCGGCGGCCACGAGGTGCGCAAGGGCTAG
- the zwf gene encoding glucose-6-phosphate dehydrogenase has product MPTDHSDAFVFFGVRGDLAHKKVFPALQALVRSGELDMPVICVARAGWTSEQLQDWVRASLEEHGGVDPDAFVHLCSRLHYVDGGYDDPQTYVHLKQALGGVARPLYYLAIPPSLFDSVARALAAAGCADNARVVLEKPFGHDLSSAQALNRSLREVFPESAIFRIDHYLGKEAVLNLLYFRFANAFLEPMWNRSYIDNVQITLAEDFGVQGRGHFYEEVGAIRDVVQNHLLQVIALLAMDAPQGSDTRSMRSEKLRLLQAMRPLDAEQAVRGQFYGYRDEVGVAPDSQVETFAALRLYIDTWRWAGVPFYIRAGKCLPLSVCEVLVTLKRPPLTVFDARPQARPNYFRFRLGPEVTLATGAYVKRPGEAMRGETVELVAHHSPDHDESPYQRLLGDALRGDASLFSGDECVEAAWRVVEPLLRQPGALHSYTPGSWGPAAAAGVLDVDDQWYDPQAEALSPC; this is encoded by the coding sequence ATGCCGACCGACCATTCAGATGCTTTCGTCTTCTTCGGCGTGCGTGGCGATCTGGCGCACAAGAAAGTCTTCCCCGCCTTGCAGGCGCTCGTGCGCAGCGGCGAGCTGGACATGCCGGTGATCTGCGTCGCCCGCGCAGGCTGGACCTCGGAACAGCTGCAGGACTGGGTGCGCGCCAGCCTTGAAGAGCACGGAGGGGTCGATCCCGACGCCTTCGTTCACCTGTGCAGCCGCCTGCACTACGTCGATGGCGGCTACGACGATCCCCAGACCTATGTCCACCTCAAGCAGGCTCTGGGCGGCGTGGCGCGGCCGCTGTACTACCTGGCCATCCCGCCCAGCCTGTTCGACAGCGTGGCCCGGGCGCTGGCCGCGGCCGGCTGCGCCGACAACGCCCGCGTGGTGCTGGAGAAACCCTTCGGCCACGACCTGAGCTCCGCCCAGGCGCTGAACCGTTCGCTGCGCGAGGTCTTCCCCGAGTCGGCAATCTTTCGCATCGACCATTACCTGGGCAAGGAAGCGGTGCTGAACCTGCTGTACTTCCGCTTCGCCAACGCCTTCCTCGAACCGATGTGGAACCGCAGCTACATCGACAACGTGCAGATCACCCTGGCCGAGGACTTCGGCGTGCAAGGCCGCGGGCACTTCTACGAAGAGGTCGGGGCGATCCGCGACGTGGTGCAGAACCACCTTTTGCAGGTCATCGCGCTGCTGGCGATGGACGCGCCGCAGGGCAGCGACACCCGCTCGATGCGCAGCGAGAAGCTGCGCCTGCTGCAGGCCATGCGGCCGCTGGACGCGGAACAGGCGGTACGTGGCCAGTTCTACGGTTACCGCGACGAAGTGGGCGTCGCGCCGGACTCCCAGGTGGAAACCTTCGCCGCCCTGCGCCTGTACATCGACACCTGGCGCTGGGCCGGCGTGCCCTTCTACATCCGCGCCGGGAAATGCCTGCCGCTCAGCGTCTGCGAAGTCCTGGTGACGCTCAAGCGCCCGCCCCTGACGGTGTTCGATGCACGCCCGCAGGCGCGGCCGAACTACTTCCGCTTCCGCCTCGGCCCAGAGGTCACGCTCGCCACCGGCGCCTACGTCAAACGCCCCGGCGAGGCGATGCGCGGCGAGACCGTCGAGCTGGTGGCGCACCATTCACCGGACCACGACGAGTCGCCCTACCAACGCCTGCTCGGCGATGCCCTGCGCGGCGACGCCAGCCTGTTCAGCGGCGACGAATGCGTCGAGGCGGCCTGGCGCGTGGTCGAGCCACTGCTGCGCCAACCCGGCGCGCTGCACAGCTACACCCCGGGCAGTTGGGGGCCGGCGGCCGCGGCCGGCGTGCTGGACGTCGACGACCAATGGTACGACCCACAGGCGGAGGCCCTCTCGCCATGCTGA
- a CDS encoding Crp/Fnr family transcriptional regulator encodes MPETPSPRQNHLLAALPPDVQERLFPHLELLRLPLGKALYESGDAMRHVYFPTDAIISLLYVMENGASAEISVVGNEGLIGVAVFMGGESTPSRAVVQSAGSVYRLSGQRLKDEFNRHGEMLQLMLRYTQALITQMAQTAVCNRHHSIDQQLCRWLLLSLDRLPSNQLTMTQELIANMLGVRREGVTEAAGKLQKLGVIEYSRGRINVLDRARLEELSCECYAVVKKETDRLLPYVPTRPAARAGGQRKE; translated from the coding sequence ATGCCCGAGACCCCCTCCCCCCGGCAGAACCACTTGCTGGCGGCGCTGCCGCCCGACGTGCAGGAGCGCCTGTTCCCTCACCTGGAACTGCTGCGGCTGCCGCTGGGCAAGGCGCTGTACGAGTCCGGCGACGCCATGCGCCATGTCTACTTCCCCACCGACGCGATCATCTCGCTGCTGTATGTGATGGAGAACGGCGCCTCGGCGGAAATCTCCGTGGTCGGCAACGAAGGCCTGATCGGCGTCGCGGTGTTCATGGGCGGCGAAAGCACGCCGAGCCGGGCCGTTGTGCAGAGCGCCGGCAGCGTCTACCGGCTGTCCGGGCAACGGCTCAAGGACGAGTTCAACCGCCACGGCGAGATGCTCCAGCTGATGCTCCGCTACACCCAGGCGCTGATCACCCAGATGGCCCAGACTGCCGTGTGCAACCGCCACCACTCCATCGACCAGCAGCTCTGCCGCTGGCTACTGCTGTCCCTAGATCGCCTGCCGAGCAACCAGTTGACCATGACCCAGGAGCTGATCGCCAACATGCTCGGCGTGCGCCGCGAAGGCGTTACCGAGGCGGCCGGTAAACTGCAGAAGCTGGGGGTCATCGAATATAGCCGCGGGCGCATCAACGTGCTCGACCGGGCCAGGCTGGAAGAGCTGAGCTGCGAGTGCTACGCGGTAGTGAAGAAGGAAACCGACCGCCTGCTGCCCTACGTCCCCACCCGGCCAGCCGCGCGGGCAGGCGGACAGCGCAAGGAATAG
- a CDS encoding DesA family fatty acid desaturase, whose product MWFTGLLHPSVWQLIAATLAMTHLTTLSVTLYLHRHSAHRSLELHAVLKHLFRFWLWLSTGMLTREWTAIHRKHHARCETADDPHSPRFKGLAVVLWQGAELYRAEAKNPDTLRLYGKHCPDDWLERHVYTRFPNGGVTLLALLDLALFGVLGLTVWAVQMMWIAFWAAGVVNGLGHAVGYRNFECRDAATNLVPWGLVVAGEELHNNHHTYPNSAKLSVKPWEFDLGWAWIRLFSCLGLARAVRVAPVAYRVQGKRSLDAETAMAIFNDRFQVMAQYRKRVIAPLVADELARADASLRRLIRRAPRLLGREPSLLDEHQQAVISATLAVSQVLGVAYEQRLALQRIWARAGGPGVAEAIVQWVGEAESSPLEALREFAGLLRTYSLRCPPARAAGRVGT is encoded by the coding sequence ATGTGGTTCACGGGCCTGCTCCATCCCTCGGTGTGGCAGCTCATCGCCGCAACTCTGGCGATGACCCACCTCACCACCCTCAGCGTCACGCTCTACCTGCACCGCCATTCGGCGCACCGCTCGCTGGAACTGCATGCCGTGCTCAAGCACCTGTTCCGCTTCTGGCTGTGGCTGAGCACCGGGATGCTCACCCGCGAGTGGACCGCCATTCACCGCAAGCACCACGCCCGCTGCGAAACCGCCGACGACCCGCACAGCCCGCGCTTCAAGGGGCTGGCGGTGGTGCTGTGGCAAGGCGCGGAGCTGTACCGCGCCGAGGCGAAGAACCCCGATACCCTGCGCCTGTACGGCAAGCACTGCCCCGACGACTGGCTGGAGCGGCATGTCTACACGCGCTTCCCCAATGGCGGGGTGACCCTGCTGGCGCTGCTCGACCTGGCCCTGTTCGGCGTCCTCGGCCTGACCGTGTGGGCGGTGCAGATGATGTGGATCGCCTTCTGGGCCGCCGGCGTGGTCAACGGCCTTGGCCATGCCGTCGGCTACCGTAACTTCGAGTGCCGCGACGCCGCGACCAACCTGGTGCCCTGGGGCCTGGTTGTTGCCGGGGAAGAGCTGCACAACAACCATCACACCTATCCCAATTCGGCCAAGCTATCGGTGAAGCCCTGGGAATTCGACCTGGGCTGGGCCTGGATCCGCCTGTTCAGCTGCCTGGGCCTGGCCCGCGCGGTGCGGGTCGCACCGGTCGCCTACCGGGTGCAGGGCAAGCGCAGCCTGGATGCGGAGACCGCCATGGCGATCTTCAACGATCGCTTCCAGGTCATGGCGCAGTACCGCAAGCGGGTGATCGCGCCGCTGGTGGCGGACGAGCTGGCAAGGGCCGATGCATCGCTGCGCCGCCTGATACGCCGTGCGCCACGGCTGCTGGGACGAGAACCCAGCCTGCTCGACGAGCACCAGCAGGCGGTGATCAGCGCGACCCTGGCGGTGAGCCAGGTACTTGGCGTCGCCTACGAGCAGCGCCTGGCGCTGCAGCGGATCTGGGCCCGGGCTGGCGGGCCGGGCGTGGCAGAAGCCATCGTGCAATGGGTGGGCGAAGCGGAGTCCAGCCCGCTCGAGGCGTTGCGTGAGTTCGCCGGATTGCTGCGGACCTATTCCTTGCGCTGTCCGCCTGCCCGCGCGGCTGGCCGGGTGGGGACGTAG